Proteins encoded by one window of Streptomyces sp. NBC_01571:
- the aroH gene encoding chorismate mutase has product MAVRAVRGAVQLERDEAGHMEEQVGELLTAVLERNGLTADDLISVWFTATPDLHSDFPAAAARKLGIVDVPLICAQELDIEGAMPRVVRILAHIESDKPRADIAHVYLGTAGALRKDIAQ; this is encoded by the coding sequence GTGGCGGTACGAGCGGTCCGGGGCGCCGTCCAACTGGAACGGGACGAGGCCGGCCACATGGAGGAGCAGGTCGGCGAGCTGCTCACCGCCGTCCTGGAGCGGAACGGTCTCACCGCGGACGACCTGATCAGCGTCTGGTTCACCGCGACGCCCGATCTGCACAGCGACTTCCCGGCGGCCGCGGCCCGCAAGCTGGGTATCGTCGACGTACCGCTGATCTGCGCGCAGGAGCTGGACATCGAGGGCGCGATGCCCCGCGTCGTACGGATCCTCGCGCACATCGAGTCCGACAAGCCCCGTGCCGACATCGCGCACGTCTACCTGGGCACCGCGGGCGCCCTGCGCAAGGACATCGCCCAGTGA
- a CDS encoding I78 family peptidase inhibitor — MAPIPTPPAEPEDSPETYVGMEASSAERRAREHGWSSVRSLPPGAIITMEYRVGRLNFEVGDGRVTRCWKG, encoded by the coding sequence ATGGCACCCATTCCCACCCCGCCCGCGGAACCCGAGGACAGCCCGGAGACCTATGTCGGGATGGAGGCGAGCAGCGCCGAGCGCCGTGCCCGTGAACACGGCTGGTCCTCGGTGCGCTCGCTCCCGCCCGGCGCGATCATCACCATGGAGTACCGCGTGGGGCGGCTGAACTTCGAGGTCGGCGACGGTCGGGTGACCCGCTGCTGGAAGGGCTGA
- the der gene encoding ribosome biogenesis GTPase Der has product MNDHIQPDGSAGPAGHEHGALGDAEYADFMELAAEEGFDIEDVEGAIDEAGHGPLPVLAVVGRPNVGKSTLVNRIIGRREAVVEDKPGVTRDRVTYEAEWAGRRFKLVDTGGWEQDVLGIDASVAAQAEYAIEAADAVVFVVDAKVGATDTDEAVVRLLRKAGKPVVLCANKVDGPSGEADASYLWSLGLGEPHPVSALHGRGTGDMLDAVLEALPEAPAQTFGTAVGGPRRIALIGRPNVGKSSLLNKVAGEDRVVVNEVAGTTRDPVDELIELGGITWKFVDTAGIRKRVHLQQGADYYASLRTAAAVEKAEVAVILIDASETISVQDQRIVTMAVEAGRAIVLAFNKWDTLDEERRYYLEREIETELLQVAWAPRVNVSAHTGRHMEKLVPAIETALDGWETRVPTGRLNAFLGELVAAHPHPVRGGKQPRILFGTQAGTKPPRFVLFASGFIEHGYRRFIERRLREEFGFEGTPIHISVRVREKRGANKKK; this is encoded by the coding sequence ATGAACGACCACATCCAGCCCGACGGCTCGGCCGGCCCGGCCGGGCACGAGCACGGGGCGCTTGGCGATGCCGAGTACGCGGACTTCATGGAGCTCGCCGCGGAAGAGGGCTTCGACATCGAGGACGTCGAGGGCGCGATCGACGAGGCGGGCCACGGCCCACTGCCCGTCCTCGCCGTCGTCGGCCGCCCGAACGTCGGCAAGTCGACCCTGGTGAACCGGATCATCGGCCGCCGCGAGGCCGTCGTCGAGGACAAGCCCGGTGTCACCCGCGACCGCGTCACCTACGAGGCCGAGTGGGCGGGCCGCCGCTTCAAGCTCGTCGACACCGGCGGCTGGGAGCAGGACGTTCTCGGCATCGACGCGTCCGTCGCCGCGCAGGCCGAGTACGCGATCGAGGCGGCCGACGCGGTCGTCTTCGTCGTGGACGCCAAGGTCGGCGCGACGGACACCGACGAGGCGGTCGTGCGGCTGCTGCGCAAGGCCGGCAAGCCGGTCGTGCTGTGCGCCAACAAGGTCGACGGCCCGAGCGGCGAGGCCGACGCCTCGTACCTCTGGTCCCTCGGTCTCGGCGAGCCGCACCCCGTCTCCGCGCTGCACGGCCGTGGCACCGGCGACATGCTGGACGCCGTCCTGGAGGCGCTGCCCGAGGCCCCGGCGCAGACCTTCGGCACCGCGGTGGGCGGCCCCCGCCGCATCGCCCTCATCGGCCGCCCGAACGTCGGCAAGTCCTCCCTGCTGAACAAGGTGGCGGGCGAGGACCGCGTGGTCGTCAACGAGGTCGCGGGCACCACCCGGGACCCGGTCGACGAGCTCATCGAACTCGGCGGTATCACCTGGAAGTTCGTCGACACGGCGGGCATCCGCAAGCGCGTCCACCTCCAGCAGGGCGCCGACTACTACGCCTCGCTGCGTACCGCCGCCGCTGTCGAGAAGGCCGAGGTCGCGGTCATCCTGATCGACGCGTCCGAGACCATCTCCGTGCAGGACCAGCGCATCGTCACGATGGCCGTCGAGGCGGGCCGCGCGATCGTCCTCGCCTTCAACAAGTGGGACACCCTCGACGAGGAGCGCCGCTACTACCTGGAGCGGGAGATCGAGACCGAGCTCCTCCAGGTGGCGTGGGCACCCCGGGTGAACGTCTCGGCGCACACCGGCCGGCACATGGAGAAGCTCGTCCCCGCGATCGAGACCGCGCTGGACGGCTGGGAGACCCGGGTTCCGACCGGCCGTCTGAACGCCTTCCTCGGTGAGCTGGTCGCCGCCCACCCGCACCCGGTCCGTGGCGGCAAGCAGCCCCGCATCCTCTTCGGTACGCAGGCGGGCACCAAGCCCCCGCGGTTCGTGCTCTTCGCCTCCGGCTTCATCGAGCACGGCTACCGTCGCTTCATCGAGCGCCGGCTGCGTGAGGAGTTCGGTTTCGAGGGGACGCCGATCCACATCTCGGTCCGGGTGCGCGAGAAGCGCGGCGCCAACAAGAAGAAGTAG
- a CDS encoding nucleotidyltransferase domain-containing protein, translated as MRSEALVRDHTIYSCVMGSRAFGLATDDSDTDRRGVFLAPTPLFWRIEKPPTHVEGPAEEQFSWELERFCVLALRANPNILECLHSPLVEYADETGRALLTLRDAFLSRRTHETFARYAQGQHKKLEADVRRYGAPRWKHAMHLLRLLMSSRDLLRTGTLTIDVGEQREPLLAVKRGEVPWSRVETWMSRLAAEADEADARSPLPAEPDHARVDDFLVGVRRASARRADPGVRQAHPDDERVQGVVHGRGVRQR; from the coding sequence ATGCGATCCGAGGCCCTGGTGCGCGACCACACGATCTACTCCTGCGTGATGGGATCGCGCGCCTTCGGCCTGGCCACCGACGACAGCGACACGGACCGTCGGGGCGTGTTCCTCGCCCCGACCCCGCTGTTCTGGCGCATCGAGAAGCCGCCGACACACGTCGAGGGCCCGGCCGAGGAACAGTTCAGCTGGGAGCTGGAGCGGTTCTGCGTCCTCGCGCTGCGCGCCAACCCGAACATTCTGGAGTGCCTCCACTCCCCCCTCGTCGAGTACGCCGACGAGACGGGCCGCGCACTGCTCACCCTGCGCGACGCCTTCCTCTCCCGCCGGACCCACGAGACGTTCGCCCGCTACGCGCAGGGCCAGCACAAGAAGCTGGAGGCCGACGTCCGCCGGTACGGCGCCCCGCGCTGGAAGCACGCGATGCACCTCCTCCGCCTCCTCATGTCCTCCCGCGACCTGCTGCGCACCGGCACCCTGACCATCGACGTCGGCGAGCAGCGCGAACCGCTGCTCGCCGTGAAGCGGGGCGAGGTCCCGTGGAGCCGGGTGGAGACGTGGATGAGCCGACTGGCGGCGGAGGCCGACGAGGCCGACGCGCGCAGTCCGCTGCCGGCCGAGCCGGACCATGCCCGCGTCGACGACTTCCTGGTCGGCGTCCGCCGCGCCTCAGCCCGTCGCGCCGACCCCGGCGTCCGCCAGGCGCACCCGGACGACGAACGCGTGCAGGGCGTCGTGCACGGACGGGGTGTCCGGCAGCGCTGA
- a CDS encoding 1-acyl-sn-glycerol-3-phosphate acyltransferase, producing MRRHPRRGEAGRQVTAPSVRGAEIGRRIGVGLMYGLWKPRVLGAWKVPATGPAILAVNHSHNIDGPMVMGVAPRPTHFLIKKEAFIGPLDPFLLGIGQVKVDRTTTDRTAITQALGVLSAGGVLGIFPEGTRGEGDFASLRAGLAYFAVRSGAPIVPVAVLGSSEKSSRLTKGLPPLRSRVDVVFGDPFEAGDGSGRRTRRALDEATTRIQKQLSAHLDHARRLTGRPETAGRPTGH from the coding sequence GTGCGTCGTCACCCTCGTCGAGGAGAAGCGGGCCGCCAAGTGACCGCACCCTCCGTGAGAGGCGCCGAGATCGGGCGCCGTATCGGCGTCGGCCTGATGTACGGGCTGTGGAAGCCGCGCGTGCTCGGCGCCTGGAAGGTCCCCGCGACCGGCCCGGCGATCCTCGCCGTGAACCACTCGCACAACATCGACGGCCCGATGGTCATGGGCGTGGCACCCCGGCCCACGCACTTCCTGATCAAGAAGGAAGCGTTCATCGGCCCCCTCGACCCCTTCCTGCTCGGTATCGGGCAGGTCAAGGTCGACCGCACGACCACCGACCGCACCGCGATCACCCAGGCCCTCGGTGTCCTCTCGGCGGGCGGGGTGCTCGGCATCTTCCCGGAGGGCACCCGCGGCGAGGGCGACTTCGCCTCGCTGCGCGCGGGGCTCGCCTATTTCGCGGTCCGCAGCGGCGCCCCGATCGTCCCGGTGGCGGTTCTGGGAAGTTCCGAGAAGAGCAGCCGGTTGACCAAGGGGCTCCCGCCGCTGCGCAGCCGGGTCGACGTCGTCTTCGGAGACCCCTTCGAGGCGGGCGACGGCAGCGGGCGACGTACGCGCAGGGCGCTCGACGAGGCGACCACGCGCATCCAGAAGCAGTTGAGCGCCCACCTGGACCACGCCAGGCGTCTGACCGGACGCCCGGAAACCGCCGGGCGCCCCACGGGGCACTAG
- a CDS encoding nucleotidyltransferase domain-containing protein, with product MDDVLGIDLSAVVAEQPDPVLFATVSGAHLYGFPSRDSDVDLRGVHLLPAAELVGLREPEETRSRMWDRDGVEMDLVTHDLRKFVRLMLRRNGYVLEQLLSPLVVRTGEAHRELVSLAPGVLTRHHAHHYRGFATTQWRLFGKTGELKPLLYTFRVLLTGVHLMRSGEVQADLRALAEEAGAPSYLRDLMAAKAEREHGAAEVDHARVADDVERLHALLDEAQQASALPDTPSVHDALHAFVVRVRLADAGVGATG from the coding sequence ATCGACGACGTCCTGGGCATCGACCTCTCCGCGGTGGTGGCGGAGCAGCCGGACCCCGTGCTGTTCGCCACCGTCTCCGGGGCACACCTGTACGGCTTCCCCTCGCGCGACTCGGACGTCGACCTGCGGGGTGTGCACCTGCTGCCGGCGGCCGAACTGGTCGGGCTGCGCGAGCCGGAGGAGACCCGGTCGCGGATGTGGGACCGGGACGGTGTCGAGATGGACCTCGTCACCCACGACCTGCGCAAGTTCGTACGGCTGATGCTGCGGCGCAACGGCTATGTGCTGGAGCAGCTGCTCTCGCCCCTGGTCGTGCGCACCGGTGAGGCCCACCGAGAGCTGGTCTCGCTCGCCCCGGGGGTCCTCACCCGTCATCACGCCCACCACTACCGGGGGTTCGCCACGACACAGTGGCGGCTCTTCGGGAAGACCGGTGAACTCAAGCCGCTGCTCTACACGTTCCGGGTGCTGCTCACCGGCGTCCATCTGATGCGCAGCGGCGAGGTGCAGGCCGATCTGCGCGCGCTCGCCGAGGAGGCGGGCGCTCCCTCGTACCTGCGGGATCTGATGGCGGCGAAGGCGGAGCGGGAGCACGGAGCCGCGGAGGTCGACCACGCGCGCGTGGCGGACGACGTGGAGCGGCTGCACGCTCTGCTGGACGAGGCGCAGCAGGCCTCAGCGCTGCCGGACACCCCGTCCGTGCACGACGCCCTGCACGCGTTCGTCGTCCGGGTGCGCCTGGCGGACGCCGGGGTCGGCGCGACGGGCTGA
- a CDS encoding YidB family protein, with the protein MIQVTLAESEAGGVPPPAALSERRRPTADNDLGSLPGSPLGGGQGGASGGGDILGSLPRSLTNGQGGGGNPLGGLMDMLTKSGPADRAQSWIGTGENKPVSAEQVAQALPADTLQEVAARTGVSSEEAADQIARYLPRAVDKLTPGGELPRSGASLEDPVKQRSL; encoded by the coding sequence ATGATTCAAGTGACATTGGCCGAGTCCGAGGCCGGAGGTGTCCCACCCCCGGCCGCACTCTCCGAAAGGCGTCGTCCCACGGCGGACAACGATCTCGGCAGCCTGCCCGGCAGTCCCCTCGGAGGCGGGCAGGGCGGTGCCTCCGGCGGGGGCGACATCCTGGGCTCGCTGCCCCGGTCCCTGACCAACGGCCAGGGCGGCGGCGGCAACCCGCTGGGCGGGCTGATGGACATGCTCACGAAGTCGGGGCCGGCGGACCGGGCACAGTCGTGGATCGGCACCGGCGAGAACAAGCCCGTCTCCGCCGAACAGGTCGCGCAGGCGCTGCCCGCCGACACCCTCCAGGAGGTCGCCGCCCGGACCGGCGTCAGCTCGGAGGAGGCCGCGGACCAGATCGCCCGGTACCTGCCGCGGGCGGTCGACAAGCTGACCCCGGGCGGCGAGCTGCCGCGGTCCGGCGCCTCCCTGGAGGACCCCGTCAAGCAGCGGTCGCTCTGA
- a CDS encoding YafY family protein → MLETSARLLRLLSLLQAHRDWSGADLADRLGVTPRTVRRDVDRLRELGYPVNASPGTGGGYQLGAGAELPPLLLDDDEAVAVAVGLRTAAGQGIEGIGETSVRALAKLEQVLPNRLRRRVSTLNAFTVPMLRGPQPSDVDPAVLTELANACRDSERLRFEYLDHGGSPTRRTVEPHRLVCTERRWYLVAWDVDRDDWRTFRVDRVRPTPPHGPRCPPRTPPADDLAAYVSRGVSTGAYAARAVVRLFVPLAEAAARISPSAGTLEAEGDDNCVLRTGAASLDVMVVHVMLMGFEFEVLEPAALTEAIRTAQGRLSRALERAPGESPRTGDGTGRTPGTGGGSGAA, encoded by the coding sequence ATGCTGGAGACATCGGCACGACTGCTGCGGCTGCTCTCGCTGCTGCAGGCCCACCGCGACTGGTCGGGTGCCGACCTGGCGGACCGCCTCGGCGTGACACCCCGCACGGTGCGCCGTGACGTGGACCGGCTGCGCGAGCTCGGCTATCCGGTGAACGCCAGCCCGGGCACCGGAGGCGGCTATCAGCTCGGCGCGGGCGCCGAGCTGCCGCCGCTGCTCCTGGACGACGACGAGGCGGTGGCCGTCGCGGTCGGACTGCGCACGGCCGCCGGACAGGGCATCGAGGGCATCGGCGAGACGTCCGTACGGGCCCTCGCCAAGCTCGAACAGGTGCTGCCGAACCGGCTGCGCCGCAGGGTGAGCACCCTCAACGCCTTCACCGTGCCGATGCTGCGCGGCCCGCAGCCCTCCGATGTCGACCCGGCCGTGCTCACGGAACTCGCCAACGCCTGCCGGGACTCCGAGCGGCTGCGCTTCGAGTACCTCGACCACGGCGGTTCCCCGACCCGCCGCACCGTCGAACCGCACCGCCTGGTGTGCACCGAACGCCGCTGGTACCTGGTCGCCTGGGACGTCGACCGCGACGACTGGCGCACGTTCCGGGTGGACCGCGTCAGGCCCACGCCGCCGCACGGACCGCGGTGCCCACCGCGTACCCCGCCCGCGGACGACCTGGCCGCCTATGTCTCCCGGGGCGTCTCCACGGGCGCGTACGCCGCACGGGCGGTGGTGCGGTTGTTCGTACCCCTGGCGGAGGCGGCCGCGCGGATCTCACCGTCGGCGGGCACGCTGGAGGCCGAGGGCGACGACAACTGCGTCCTGCGTACCGGAGCCGCGAGCCTCGACGTGATGGTGGTCCACGTGATGCTGATGGGCTTCGAGTTCGAGGTGCTCGAACCGGCCGCGTTGACCGAGGCGATCAGAACGGCGCAAGGCCGGCTGTCCCGGGCGCTGGAGCGGGCTCCCGGGGAATCGCCCCGGACGGGGGACGGCACGGGCCGAACACCGGGGACCGGGGGCGGATCCGGGGCGGCGTGA
- a CDS encoding prephenate dehydrogenase: MRTALVIGTGLIGTSAALALAQRGVAVHLTDHDPDQARTAAALGAGTDEPPTGPVDLAIVAAPPAHVAATLADAMRRGAARGYLDVASVKGGPRRELEALGLDLSAYIGSHPMSGREKSGPLAATGDLFEGRPWVLTPTRDTDTEVLNLALELVSLCRALPVVMDADAHDRAVALVSHMPHLVSSMVAARLQHAEEAAVRLCGQGIRDVTRIAASDPRMWIDILSANPGPVADLLADVSADLDETVLALRALQSSDEAKRREGAGGIEDMLRRGNAGQVRVPGKHGAAPLTYETVAVLIDDQPGQLARIFADAGAAGVNIEDVRIEHATGRQAGLVQLMVEPKAVPVLSAALRDRGWALRQ, encoded by the coding sequence GTGAGAACCGCACTCGTCATCGGAACCGGTCTGATCGGCACGTCGGCGGCGCTCGCGCTCGCCCAGCGGGGCGTCGCCGTCCACCTCACCGACCACGACCCGGATCAGGCCCGAACGGCGGCCGCGCTCGGCGCCGGCACCGACGAGCCGCCCACCGGGCCCGTGGACCTCGCGATCGTCGCGGCCCCGCCCGCGCACGTGGCGGCGACGCTCGCGGACGCCATGCGGCGCGGGGCGGCGCGCGGCTATCTCGACGTGGCGAGCGTCAAGGGCGGCCCGCGCCGCGAGCTGGAGGCCCTCGGCCTCGACCTCTCCGCGTACATCGGCTCGCACCCCATGTCGGGCCGCGAGAAGTCGGGCCCGCTGGCCGCGACGGGTGACCTCTTCGAGGGCCGCCCCTGGGTCCTGACACCCACCCGGGACACGGACACCGAGGTCCTGAACCTCGCGCTGGAACTGGTGTCGCTCTGCCGCGCCCTCCCCGTCGTCATGGACGCCGACGCCCACGACCGCGCGGTCGCGCTCGTCTCGCACATGCCGCACCTGGTGTCGAGCATGGTCGCCGCGCGTCTGCAGCACGCGGAGGAGGCGGCGGTACGGCTCTGCGGGCAGGGAATCCGCGACGTGACGAGGATCGCGGCCTCGGACCCCCGGATGTGGATCGACATCCTCTCCGCGAACCCGGGACCGGTCGCCGACCTCCTCGCGGACGTCTCCGCCGACCTCGACGAGACGGTCCTGGCGCTGCGTGCCCTCCAGTCCTCCGACGAGGCCAAGCGCCGCGAGGGCGCCGGCGGCATCGAGGACATGCTGCGCCGCGGCAACGCGGGCCAGGTACGGGTCCCCGGCAAGCACGGCGCCGCCCCGTTGACGTACGAGACGGTCGCCGTCCTCATCGACGACCAGCCCGGCCAGCTGGCCCGCATCTTCGCCGACGCCGGAGCGGCCGGCGTCAACATCGAGGACGTACGCATCGAGCACGCGACGGGCCGGCAGGCCGGTCTGGTCCAGCTGATGGTCGAGCCCAAGGCGGTGCCCGTGCTGAGCGCGGCGCTGCGGGACCGGGGCTGGGCGCTGCGGCAGTAG
- a CDS encoding phosphatase PAP2 family protein encodes MRTERNLTRLDRVFARLDREPERPAHIDVPRMSRHRVVLFGATLAFYVAIVWAVAITSWLVRFDWQVMFFRPYQQWPEIHAFLDYYVVLGQRGPTAVMVAAWLGWRSWRQHTLRPLLTLGASLLLLNITVGAAKLGMGRLGPHYAITIGSNEMGLGGDIFPSGHTANAVVTWGILAYLASTPGARRWLSALSAVTSLGVGLTTVYLGTHWLSDVLLGWAAGLLILLALPWCEPLIAHAETGIFTLRDAWRSRRGRTAPAPADVPVGAPVGAPVLVKQHSPADEEVPARETVAAARSSRGPAYLAPGPHLARSERTPVTPAGSRRPPHADRAARSATTTASARPAAGG; translated from the coding sequence GTGCGTACCGAACGAAACCTCACCCGTCTGGACCGGGTCTTCGCCCGGCTGGACCGTGAGCCGGAACGACCGGCCCACATCGATGTGCCGAGGATGAGCAGGCACAGGGTTGTGCTCTTCGGAGCCACCCTGGCCTTCTACGTGGCCATCGTGTGGGCCGTGGCGATCACTTCGTGGCTGGTCCGGTTCGACTGGCAGGTCATGTTCTTCCGGCCGTATCAACAGTGGCCGGAGATCCACGCGTTCCTCGACTACTACGTGGTGCTCGGCCAACGCGGCCCCACCGCCGTGATGGTGGCGGCCTGGCTCGGCTGGCGCTCGTGGCGGCAGCACACCCTCCGCCCGCTGCTGACACTGGGCGCCTCGCTGCTGCTCCTGAACATCACGGTCGGCGCCGCCAAGCTCGGCATGGGCCGCCTCGGTCCGCACTACGCCATCACGATCGGCTCGAACGAGATGGGCCTGGGCGGCGATATATTTCCTTCGGGTCACACCGCGAACGCCGTGGTGACCTGGGGGATTCTGGCCTATCTGGCCTCGACCCCGGGGGCGCGGCGCTGGCTGTCCGCGCTGTCCGCCGTGACCTCGCTCGGGGTCGGCCTCACCACCGTCTATCTCGGTACGCACTGGCTGAGCGATGTGCTGCTGGGCTGGGCCGCCGGCCTGCTGATCCTGCTGGCACTGCCCTGGTGCGAGCCGTTGATCGCCCACGCCGAGACCGGGATCTTCACGCTGCGCGACGCCTGGCGTTCCCGTCGCGGCCGCACGGCGCCCGCTCCGGCCGACGTCCCCGTCGGCGCCCCGGTCGGCGCGCCCGTCCTGGTCAAGCAGCACAGCCCCGCGGACGAAGAGGTGCCGGCGCGCGAGACCGTGGCCGCCGCGCGTTCGTCCCGGGGACCCGCCTACCTGGCCCCCGGACCGCACTTGGCCCGCTCGGAGCGCACCCCGGTCACCCCGGCCGGCAGCCGCCGGCCGCCGCACGCGGACCGCGCGGCACGCTCCGCGACCACCACGGCCTCGGCCCGGCCCGCCGCCGGCGGCTGA
- a CDS encoding transglycosylase family protein, whose translation MSACADNTRKVRTTTRTTAVLAGAALLAPLGLLAASGNAAAADNGVWDRIAKCESGGNWHINTGNGYYGGLQFSAGTWRAYGGTAYASTADKASKGAQIAIAAKVQNAQGWGAWPTCSARAGAYGSAPGSSGGGSAGGSAATKSTPKSVSRQAPSATASKAAPSKRATAPARASGHTNRDLSRGGHGDYTVRSGDTLSGIASRHATTWREIYAANRAVIGGDPDLIVPGQRLDL comes from the coding sequence ATGTCCGCATGTGCCGACAACACCCGTAAGGTCCGTACGACGACTCGTACGACGGCGGTCCTCGCCGGAGCGGCTCTGCTCGCCCCGCTCGGACTGCTCGCGGCGAGCGGCAACGCCGCCGCGGCCGACAACGGAGTGTGGGACCGCATCGCCAAGTGCGAGAGCGGCGGGAACTGGCACATCAACACCGGCAACGGCTACTACGGAGGACTCCAGTTCTCCGCCGGCACCTGGCGCGCGTACGGCGGAACGGCCTACGCGTCGACCGCCGACAAAGCCTCCAAGGGCGCCCAGATAGCCATTGCCGCCAAGGTCCAGAACGCACAGGGATGGGGCGCCTGGCCCACCTGTTCGGCCCGGGCCGGAGCCTACGGAAGCGCGCCCGGGTCCTCGGGTGGCGGATCGGCCGGAGGATCGGCCGCCACGAAGTCGACACCCAAGTCGGTTTCCAGGCAGGCGCCTTCGGCCACCGCTTCCAAGGCGGCACCGTCGAAGCGGGCGACGGCGCCCGCGCGCGCGTCGGGCCACACGAACCGCGACCTGTCGCGCGGCGGCCACGGCGACTACACGGTCCGCAGCGGCGACACCCTCAGCGGCATCGCGTCCCGGCACGCGACCACCTGGCGGGAGATCTACGCGGCCAACCGGGCGGTCATCGGCGGTGATCCCGACCTGATCGTGCCCGGCCAGCGGCTCGACCTCTGA
- a CDS encoding Rieske (2Fe-2S) protein, with product MTNPPARRTVLGTGAAAALLVGCSKYGDSGGSSQASASPAASAPTSGAAGGAELASTSDIPVGGGKIFKDRKVVVTQPTKGEFKAFSAICTHQGCTVSTVADGTIDCPCHGSKYRITDASVVAGPAPRPLPAERITVEGNSIRLA from the coding sequence ATGACCAACCCCCCGGCGCGGCGCACCGTTCTCGGCACGGGCGCGGCCGCCGCCCTGCTCGTGGGGTGCAGCAAGTACGGCGACAGCGGCGGCAGTTCGCAGGCGTCCGCCTCGCCGGCCGCCTCAGCACCCACGTCCGGCGCCGCCGGTGGCGCCGAGCTCGCCAGTACGAGCGACATCCCGGTCGGCGGCGGCAAGATCTTCAAGGACCGCAAGGTCGTGGTCACCCAGCCCACGAAGGGCGAGTTCAAGGCCTTCTCGGCGATCTGCACCCATCAGGGCTGCACGGTGAGCACGGTCGCCGACGGCACGATCGACTGCCCCTGCCACGGCAGCAAGTACCGCATCACCGACGCCTCGGTGGTGGCGGGCCCCGCCCCGAGGCCCCTGCCCGCCGAGCGCATCACCGTGGAGGGAAACTCGATTCGCCTGGCCTGA
- the cmk gene encoding (d)CMP kinase, whose amino-acid sequence MENGAARTAPAVIVAIDGPSGTGKSSTSKAVAAQLGLSYLDTGAQYRAITWWMVSNGIDLTDPTAIAAVAGKPEILSGTDPSAPAITVDGTDVAGPIRTQEVTSKVSAVSAVPEVRARITELQRSIAAGAEDGIVVEGRDIGTTVLPDADLKIFLTASPEARAARRSGELKGADVKATREALLKRDAADSSRKTSPLAKADDAVEVDTSDLTLQQVIECVVTLVEEKRAAK is encoded by the coding sequence GTGGAAAACGGCGCCGCCCGGACCGCCCCGGCAGTGATTGTCGCCATCGACGGCCCCTCCGGCACGGGCAAGTCGAGCACCTCCAAGGCAGTGGCCGCGCAGCTGGGCCTCAGCTACCTGGACACGGGCGCGCAGTACCGGGCGATCACCTGGTGGATGGTGAGCAACGGCATCGACCTCACGGACCCGACGGCGATCGCCGCCGTGGCGGGCAAGCCGGAGATCCTCTCCGGCACCGACCCGTCCGCGCCGGCCATCACGGTCGACGGGACCGACGTCGCGGGTCCGATCCGTACCCAGGAGGTCACCTCCAAGGTCAGCGCGGTCAGCGCGGTGCCCGAGGTGCGGGCCCGGATCACCGAGCTGCAGCGTTCGATCGCCGCGGGCGCGGAGGACGGCATCGTCGTCGAGGGACGGGACATCGGTACCACGGTGCTGCCCGACGCCGACCTGAAGATCTTCCTCACCGCCTCCCCGGAGGCGCGTGCCGCCCGCCGCAGCGGCGAGCTGAAGGGCGCCGACGTCAAGGCGACGCGCGAGGCCCTGCTGAAGCGGGACGCGGCCGACTCCAGCCGCAAGACCTCCCCGCTCGCCAAGGCGGACGACGCGGTCGAGGTGGACACCTCCGACCTCACGCTCCAGCAGGTCATAGAGTGCGTCGTCACCCTCGTCGAGGAGAAGCGGGCCGCCAAGTGA
- a CDS encoding DUF6529 family protein — protein sequence MTADPNAATQGYPAPPPAHRRPHPARYLVPALVAAAVAVGLGAYGRTHHPTGTAFNLAGFSSTSAVKSWLASTAFAFALVQLVSAFMVYGRLPGPGWAPALHRWSGRVAFLVAVPVAVHCLYALGFQTYEPRVLWHSLLGCFFFGAFSAKMLLLRSERLPGWLLPVAGGLVFAVLTVIWLTSALWFFRTFGVTT from the coding sequence ATGACCGCGGATCCGAACGCCGCCACGCAGGGCTACCCCGCTCCCCCGCCCGCCCACCGCCGCCCGCACCCGGCGCGCTATCTCGTCCCGGCCCTGGTGGCCGCGGCCGTCGCGGTCGGCCTCGGCGCGTACGGCAGGACGCACCACCCGACCGGGACCGCCTTCAATCTCGCGGGGTTCAGCAGCACGAGCGCCGTGAAGTCGTGGCTGGCCAGCACGGCGTTCGCCTTCGCGCTCGTCCAGTTGGTCTCGGCGTTCATGGTGTACGGGAGACTGCCGGGCCCGGGCTGGGCTCCGGCCCTGCACCGCTGGTCCGGGCGGGTCGCTTTCCTGGTGGCGGTCCCCGTCGCGGTGCACTGCCTCTACGCGCTGGGATTCCAGACGTACGAGCCGCGCGTGCTGTGGCACTCGCTCCTCGGATGCTTCTTCTTCGGGGCATTCAGTGCCAAAATGCTCCTGCTCCGCTCGGAGCGACTGCCCGGCTGGCTGCTGCCCGTGGCCGGAGGACTCGTCTTCGCGGTCCTCACCGTCATCTGGCTGACGTCGGCTCTCTGGTTCTTCCGTACGTTCGGAGTGACGACATGA